TTTATTTTATTGTACCAGCTAAAAAAGCCGATATAAAAATGATCGGCTTTTTTAATTTATATCTTATTTTAAAAAACCACTCACAAGATTCATGACATTTTGAATGTCTTGATTTGCCTCTTGATGGTCTGTATCAGCACCTTGTGGGGTAAGTGAATCAATCACTTTTGGTAGAACTGTCGCAATTGCACCATAAACTTGCTCTTTCGGAGCCTGAGCTTGCTCTGCAACTTGTTCAATATCTGCTGGATTAAAAAGACTTTGTAATTGCTGAGTCGGAACCTCACTATTACTTTGATTTGGGTCAACCCAACTTTGAACTTGATTGCCTAAACCAGCGCCTTTTAATTTTTCAAGTGCGGCCTGTAAACCACCTTGTTGTTGAACCCAACCTAAAATTAAAGGAACAACTGCAATTAATAAACTTTGTACCCCGCCACCTGCTTGAGGTGCGCTATTGTTCCCAGTCACTTGGCCTAATACCGAACCTAATACACCACCTAGACCACCTTGAGTACCAGAAGAAGTATTACCACCCATTTGTCCCAATACAGAACCTAAAATTCCACCTAAACCACCTTGACCTGATGCTTGCTGGTTCCCACCTAAAGCTTGCTGAGCCAAAACTTCTACAATATTGCTTAAATTTGTCATGAGTAACTCTTATGTATGGTTTATACACGAGCATACGCGTTTTTTTGTTAAGACAGCAAAAGCGAAATTGTTAAATTTTGAAAGAGATTAAATAGTCTTTTACCAACGAAATTTGTTCCAGTTTTCCGGGTTTGCCCAAAATTTTGAATTAAACCAGTCTGGAACATGTTTGTAGGTCAAGATATTAAATTGCCATAAAGCGAAATCACTATCATGTGAAGTTTTATCGATGAGTTGCGTGAACCCCAAAGAACGTAATAGCTGTTCATCACTGCGTTTGCTTACCACAACAATTCGTTTTGCTAATAAATCTCTTAACTTCACTAATAATTGTGATTTATGTACATCGCTAACGCTTTGCATTTCATCTGTATCAAACAATACAAAACCTAAATCATAACGCTGAGTAAAAGGCAGACTTAAAAGCTCAGTTACGGTAAAATAGTGCCATTGAATTGCGTTATTCTGGTCAATTTTCTGGCCAATACAAAGTGCAGTATGAATAGGCTGTTCGTTTGATAAATCGTCTAGCATAGAAGTGATGACATTTTGTTCAGCCATAACTGCAACCCTTAATTGAAAGATGTGAGTTTAAACTTTATGGAACTACAAGGCATTTGCCATAAAATGCATGCAGGCCTAAAAGATGCTAGTGTAACTGATCAACAGACAACCAAGGCAAATGTTGAATACAAATTTGTATTAGACCGTTCAGAAATTGATCTTCCTTTTAATTTAGGACAAGAACTAGAAATCGAATGGACAGGTAATATTTATTGCACATCTTGTGGCACCAAAACACCGAAGTCCTATTCTCAAGGTCACTGTTTTAAATGTTTTAAAACGAAAGCTGAGTGTGATCTTTGCATTATGAAACCTGAAACATGTCACTATCATTTAGGTACATGTCGTGAAGATGACTTTGCCCACAGTGTATGTTTCCAACCACATATTGTGTATTTGGCAAATTCAAGTGCTTTAAAAGTAGGAATTACCCGCGTTAGCCATATGCCAGGTCGCTGGCTAGATCAGGGAGCAACTCAGGCTTTACCTATTTTAAAAGTTGGATCACGTCGTTTATCTGGTCAACTTGAAACCATGTTTGGTTCCCTAATTGCTGATAAAACTGACTGGCGTAAACTTCTTAAAGGTGAAGCTGAACCTTTAAATATGGTTGAGCAACGTGATCAATTAATTGAAGAGTTTGCACCTAAAATTCAAACTATACGTGAAGAGTTTAGCCAAAATCTTGAATTTAACGAGACAGTTGAATTACTAGAAAATGAGTTACCGCGTGAGTTTGTTTACCCAGTTGAACAATATCCTGAAAAAATTAAGTCTCTAAACCTAGATAAAACACCAAAAATTCGTGGTGTATTACAAGGTATTAAAGGCCAATATTTAATTTTTGATATTGGTGTTATCAACATTCGTAAATATACGGGTTACGAACTGATCGTACGTGCATAAGTAGATTTAAAAAGCCCCTAAAAATGGGGCTTTTTCATTAATACGATTAAGATAATCTATTTCTAAATAGCCAAGCTGCTAAAGGTAAAGTGATCAGTCCAAGTATGATCATTGGAATAAAGTTAAATTTTACTTGTGCAAAACTTGCCCCCTCCAAATAAACCTTTTGTACTAAATTAATTCCAAATCTTAATGGGTTTGCGTAAGTCGCTATTTCAAGTGCTTTTGGCATATTTTCTACAGGTGTCAGTAAGCCTGAAAGCAACATCAAAGGCATAATTAGTAGAAACGTAAAAAGCATGGCTTGTTGCATATTTAAAGATAATGCCGAAATTGATAAGCCCACCCCAACTACAGCTACGTTAAAACTCAATAAACCAAAATAAAGCAGCCCAATAGAGCCATTCATGGGAATGTTAAACCAGAATAAAATGATCAATAAAATAATGGTTGATTGCATCAATCCGACAAAAATGGGTGGCAAGGCTTTACCAATCATAATTTGTAGTGGCGTATACGGTGTAACTAATAACTGATCAAACGTACCTTGTTCACGTTCACGCGCGACTGATAAAGCAGATAAAAGTAATGTCTGCATCATACTTAACGCCGCAATTAATGATGGCATTAAGCTCCAGCGAGACTCTTGATTTGGGTTATACCATGTTCTTGTTTCAAGACTAATCGGTAAACCTGAATTAAATTTTTGCTGATTAAACTGAGCAATTATTTTATTTAGATATGAACCAGCCGCAGCAGCAGTTGATGAGTTCCTGCCATCAACAATGACCTGTATAGGAGAACTCTGGTTATTATTTAATTTACTCTCAAAGTCAGAAGGAATCGTTAGCACAATCAATGCCTGACGGTTATCAATGACCTGTTTGATTTGATCAGTAGATTGAAGTGTTGCGACACGCTTAAAAATACCGGAACCATCCAATTTTGAGATTAGCTCATGTGAGGCCTGGCCGTTGCTCTGATCTAAAATTGCATAATCCACACGGTTAACATCATAAGTGGCAGCATAACCAAACAAAAGCGCCTGCATTAGAGCGGGTACAAATAAAATAACTCTATTTGCAGGATCACTAAAAATGGTTAAGAATTCTTTTTTGACCAAAAAACTTAAATGTTTCAGCCAAGTGATTAGTTGCTGCCACATCTCTTTATCTCAACCGTTTTCTTAGTGAAAAGTTCACAGCACATATCAAAACAACGATATATACCAATAAAATACTGCACTCTTTAAGCCATAACGTCCAATCATCCCCTCCCATAAAGAGGGTTTTAATTAAAATCATAAAATGCGTAGCGGGAAGTAGTTGGCTAATAATTTGCACGACCAAAGGTAAGTTGCGGGTATCAAAAACAAATCCTGAAAGCATGAGTGCAGGCATAAAACTTGCCAATAAAGCAATTTGACTTGCCTGAAACTGACTTTGAGCAAAGCCTGATATAGTTAGACCAAGTAATAACGAGACAATTAAATATAAAAATGAAGCCGATAAAATTGAGAATAATGAACCGCGCATAGGCACTTCAAAAATAAAATACGCAGCAATAAGACAAATCACGATATCGATCATACCAACCACAACATAAGGAATGAGCTTGGCCAATACAATTTCAAATGGTCGTACAGGTGTAACGAATAAAGCTTCTAGAGTTCCGCGTTCCCTTTCACGAGCAATAAGTAATCCCGTTAAAAATGCACCGATTAAAGTTAGAATGAGTACCATTAAACCCGGCACTAAAAACCACGTGCTGTTGCCTGATTCGTTAAACCATATCCGTTGTTCAATATTAACGGCGCTTGAAGTTGCTACTATTGGACTACGATCCATCTGTATAGACGGTTCGGTTGCCAAAGCACCTGCGACATATCCCTCTAAAGCTGTTGCTATAGTGGTTGATCTACCATTTAATAACAGTTGAACCTTTGCGTTACCTTGTTGTGCCTGACTCACAAAATCTGATGGGAAGTGCAAAATCGCATCAATTTTTCCATCTCGAATAGCTTGCTCTGCTTCAGGAAAATTATGGAACTCTTGACTCGTTAAATACCGCGAGCCACTTAAACCCGTTAAAACCTGATTGATCTGTGGTGAAGGTTGATCAACTACCACACCAACACGTGCCTGATTTAAGTCAAATGACAGCCCATAACCAAACAGTAAAATTAAAATAACAGGTAAAACGAGTCCAATCCCGAGGCTGCTTTTATCACGAATGAGCTGCTTCGTTTCTTTACGAACTAATGCCGTCAATCGATTCCAAAATCCAAAGCTCATTGTAGACCTCCTAAACAGCATGCCTTAATGCACGTGCTTGCTCCACAATTGCAATAAAAGCCTCATTCATGTCACCAATATATTTATCTTTACTTGCTAATTTACGTACTTGTTGTGGTGAACCTAAGGCTAATAATTTTCCAGCATCCTGTATGGCAATGCGGTCACAGTACTCCGCTTCTTCCATAAAATGCGTGGTAATAATGATGGTAATGCCCTGATTTGCGAGCTCACCAATCGCGTACCAAAATGAACGCCGTGCAAGCGGGTCAATACCGCTCGTGGGTTCATCTAAAAACAAAATTTCTGGCTCATGTAGCAATGCAGCAGCCATAGATAACCGTTGTTTATAGCCACCGGGTAAATCACCGCTTTTACTATGCGGCTTTAAATCGTATTGCTGTAATACTTTATCAATTTGTTGCGTTAGTTTTTTGCCTGATAACCCATAAGCTCCACCAAAAAACTTCAAGTTTTCCAAGACTGTTAAATTGCTATACAGTGCAAATTTTTGAGACACATATCCTACTTTGCCTCTTGCCTCAGCACGAGCTGTCCGTAAGTTTTTACCAGCAACCTCTAGATAACCACTACTTGCTGGTAATAACCCACATAACATCCGAAATGTAGTCGTTTTACCCGCTCCATTTGGCCCTAATAATCCAAAAATTTCACCGCGCTGCACATCAAATGAAGTATTGGCAACAGCGGTAAAGTTTCCAAAAGTTCTAACTAAATCTTTAACTACAATAACAGGATGATCAGATTTCAACTTATCATTTTGTTCTAATGTAAAAGCCCCCTCAGAGCTGGAAATTTGGTTCTGTTCTTTTTGATTTTGCTGTAACAACATCATAAACGCATCTTCGAGCTCAGGTGGTCGTGCATTGGCTTTTAGCCCGTCAGGTAAAGTATTGGCTGATAGCACTTTTTGACGACTAATAAAGTTTACTTGTTCACCTTTTGGTACAGCATCAATAATCTGTATATGGTTATCAAGTAGTTGAGCTTGTAAGGTCCGAGCTTTAATTTGCTCTGAAGGTTTTATATTCCATGTTTGTCCACTTACTATTTCTTTTAATTGTTCAGGTGAGCCTTGTTTTAAAATTTTTCCCTCATGCATGATATATACTTGGGTACACTTTTCTGCTTCATCCATATAAGCAGTACTTATAATTACGGTTAAATTTTCGTCCTGAACAAGTTGTTCAATAATGATCCATAAATCTCGTCTTGATAAAGGGTCCACTCCAACACTAGGCTCATCAAGTAAAAGTAGCTCTGGAGAACGAACCAAAGTACATGCCAGTCCTAGTTTCTGTTTCATTCCACCAGAAAGCTGTCCTGCTAGACGCTCAGTAAATTGAGTAAGATCCGTTATTTCTAATAAACGTTTAAATCTTTGATCACGAACATCCTTTGAAACGCCGTGTAAGTCAGCATATAACTCTAAATTCTCTTGTACACTTAAGTCTTCATATAATCCAAAACGTTGTGGCATATAACTAATACGGTCTTGCACAGCTTGTGGATATTTTTCAATATCAAACCCAAGTACATGAAGAGAACCAGATGTCGGTTTATATAGCCCTGCAATTAATCGTAATAAAGTTGTTTTTCCCGCACCGTCGGGACCGACTAAAGCAGTAAGTTCTCCTTTATTGATCTGTATATTCAAATCACTAATTGCAATAACTTCTGCTGCCTTTTTATTTTCAGCCTTAAATGTCATGGCTAAATTATGCGCGTTAACTACTGTCTTTTCATCTGTCATGGGCATTCTCACCTGAAGTAAGTGGAACTTTGACCGTCACTGGCTGACCCATTTTTAATTGATCATTTGGATCGTTTACATATACTCGGACTTCATAAACCAATGTTGTTCTAATTTCTTCAGTCTGCACTGTTTTAGGAGTGAATTCAGCAACTGAAGATATATAACCAATTTTTCCATTGATGGGTTGGTTCGGATCAGAGTCACGAATAACTTGAGCCTTAGCTCCCATCTTAATTGAACTTAAATCTTGTTCATTTACATATACCCGTACCCATTTGGGGTCAGTCAAAGCCAACGTATAAACGGCCTTTTGCGCAGTTGTCATATCGCCCACTTCTTGTAACCGTGCCCGTACCACTGCATTTACAGGAGACTTTAGTTCAGCTTGGGTAAGGTTATAATTAATTAAATCTAAATTAGCCTTCGTCACTTCATATTGTGCTTTAGTCGCTTCACGATCTTCTTTTCTGGCACCTTTAATGATTAACTCTAAATTAGCTTGTCTTTCACGAACTGCTGCTTCAGCACTATGTTGATTACTTTTGGCATAATCTAACTCTTGTTGACTTATAGCACGGCCATCAGTACTGCTTACCAAGATCTGTAAGCGTTGTAAATTTTTATTGGCTTTATCTAAGTCAGCTTGAGTAGAGGCGAGTTGGGCTTTTGCTTGGTTAATTTCTTCAGGACGAGCCCCTACCTCTTGTTTAACAATTGCCTCTTGTTGGGCTTTAAGTTGTGCTTGAGCTTGCTTTGCTTGAATTTGTAATGCATTGGTATTAAGGGTGGCTAATAATTGCCCCTCTTTAACCTTGTCACCTTCTTGAACTAAGAGTTTTTGAATACGCCCAGATTGTTCAAATGCAAGTGAAACTTGGCGAATATCCACATTCCCATATAAAGTTAAATTATTATCTAATTGTTTTTTAGTAGTATATTTCCATGCCCAAAAGCTGATGACAACCGCAGCTATAACAACTAAGACGATGGCAATCACTTTTTTATTCATCTTATTGGCCTTCTTATTAAATTCAAATTTTTATTAGTTTAAATTCAATTTAAATTTAAATTACTCCAATCTTTGAATAAAAGATATACTTTTATGGTGAATTAAATTTAGGGTTAAATATGTCCAGATCTAGACGAAGTGATGGTGACTTAACCAAGTCTAAAATTATTGAGGCAGCAGGACCTTTAATCGCTCAATATGGTTTTGCAAAAACAGCGAACAAAACAATTGCCAACGCTGCAAATGTCGATTTAGCTGCTATTAATTATCACTTTGACGGACGTGAGGGTTTGTATCAAGCTGTATTAATAGAAGCTCACACTCATTATCTGGATGAAAAATACCTACTAGAACTGGTTGAAAGTACTTACTCTTCCGAAGATAAATTAAGTTTATTACTTGAGACATTACTGCATAAATTAACTGAAAAAGATGTTTGGCATGGCAAAGTCTTTATTCGTGAACTGTTTTCTCCTTCTGAACATTTATTAAATTTTATTGAACATACAGGTATGAGAAAATTTTTTATTATTCGAAAACTGATTAGCCAAGTAGCTGGCCTAGATGAAAATGATCCAGCTGTTTTACCGTGTATTTTAAGTGTTATGACGCCTTGTATGATGCTCATTATAGCAGGGCCAAATGCTCAAGCACCTGAGCCCCTTAAGAATATTGCTCAGATGCCTTTACATGATTTAGTTGAACATTTTAAAAAATTTTCATTAGCTGGTTTAAAAGCAATTAGCCAATCAAATCTTAAAAATTAGCTATTTAAGCATTGTAAAATTGCTTGAACTGGATCTTCTGTATTTCCAGAGATAAGCTGTTTATGCATAGTTAAATGTTGCATCACTTGAATTTGAGCAGTTTCCACATTCATCAGTTTCTCTATTTCAGCTGCTAAATTTTCTGGTGTCGCATCTGTTTGAATCAGCTCTTCAATGACTTTCTTACCTGCAATAATGTTCGGCAAAGAATAATAAGGAATTTTCACCAAAAGCTTAGCAATAAAATAAGTTAACCAATGCAATTTATAGAAAGTGACCATGGGTCTATGCATAAGCATGGCTTCTAATGTCGCCGTTCCAGAAGCTAACGCGATAATATCACTCGCGTTCATAACCATACGGCCAACTTTAGACTCACTCTCTGTATTTTCTAAAATATGAATTACAGTTTTCAAATTAGGCGCTAATTGTTCAATACCTTGTTC
This window of the Acinetobacter sp. XH1741 genome carries:
- a CDS encoding DUF2797 domain-containing protein, whose amino-acid sequence is MELQGICHKMHAGLKDASVTDQQTTKANVEYKFVLDRSEIDLPFNLGQELEIEWTGNIYCTSCGTKTPKSYSQGHCFKCFKTKAECDLCIMKPETCHYHLGTCREDDFAHSVCFQPHIVYLANSSALKVGITRVSHMPGRWLDQGATQALPILKVGSRRLSGQLETMFGSLIADKTDWRKLLKGEAEPLNMVEQRDQLIEEFAPKIQTIREEFSQNLEFNETVELLENELPREFVYPVEQYPEKIKSLNLDKTPKIRGVLQGIKGQYLIFDIGVINIRKYTGYELIVRA
- a CDS encoding YidB family protein, with the protein product MTNLSNIVEVLAQQALGGNQQASGQGGLGGILGSVLGQMGGNTSSGTQGGLGGVLGSVLGQVTGNNSAPQAGGGVQSLLIAVVPLILGWVQQQGGLQAALEKLKGAGLGNQVQSWVDPNQSNSEVPTQQLQSLFNPADIEQVAEQAQAPKEQVYGAIATVLPKVIDSLTPQGADTDHQEANQDIQNVMNLVSGFLK
- a CDS encoding ATP-binding cassette domain-containing protein, producing MTDEKTVVNAHNLAMTFKAENKKAAEVIAISDLNIQINKGELTALVGPDGAGKTTLLRLIAGLYKPTSGSLHVLGFDIEKYPQAVQDRISYMPQRFGLYEDLSVQENLELYADLHGVSKDVRDQRFKRLLEITDLTQFTERLAGQLSGGMKQKLGLACTLVRSPELLLLDEPSVGVDPLSRRDLWIIIEQLVQDENLTVIISTAYMDEAEKCTQVYIMHEGKILKQGSPEQLKEIVSGQTWNIKPSEQIKARTLQAQLLDNHIQIIDAVPKGEQVNFISRQKVLSANTLPDGLKANARPPELEDAFMMLLQQNQKEQNQISSSEGAFTLEQNDKLKSDHPVIVVKDLVRTFGNFTAVANTSFDVQRGEIFGLLGPNGAGKTTTFRMLCGLLPASSGYLEVAGKNLRTARAEARGKVGYVSQKFALYSNLTVLENLKFFGGAYGLSGKKLTQQIDKVLQQYDLKPHSKSGDLPGGYKQRLSMAAALLHEPEILFLDEPTSGIDPLARRSFWYAIGELANQGITIIITTHFMEEAEYCDRIAIQDAGKLLALGSPQQVRKLASKDKYIGDMNEAFIAIVEQARALRHAV
- a CDS encoding ABC transporter permease, encoding MWQQLITWLKHLSFLVKKEFLTIFSDPANRVILFVPALMQALLFGYAATYDVNRVDYAILDQSNGQASHELISKLDGSGIFKRVATLQSTDQIKQVIDNRQALIVLTIPSDFESKLNNNQSSPIQVIVDGRNSSTAAAAGSYLNKIIAQFNQQKFNSGLPISLETRTWYNPNQESRWSLMPSLIAALSMMQTLLLSALSVAREREQGTFDQLLVTPYTPLQIMIGKALPPIFVGLMQSTIILLIILFWFNIPMNGSIGLLYFGLLSFNVAVVGVGLSISALSLNMQQAMLFTFLLIMPLMLLSGLLTPVENMPKALEIATYANPLRFGINLVQKVYLEGASFAQVKFNFIPMIILGLITLPLAAWLFRNRLS
- a CDS encoding CerR family C-terminal domain-containing protein — its product is MSRSRRSDGDLTKSKIIEAAGPLIAQYGFAKTANKTIANAANVDLAAINYHFDGREGLYQAVLIEAHTHYLDEKYLLELVESTYSSEDKLSLLLETLLHKLTEKDVWHGKVFIRELFSPSEHLLNFIEHTGMRKFFIIRKLISQVAGLDENDPAVLPCILSVMTPCMMLIIAGPNAQAPEPLKNIAQMPLHDLVEHFKKFSLAGLKAISQSNLKN
- a CDS encoding DUF6231 family protein produces the protein MAEQNVITSMLDDLSNEQPIHTALCIGQKIDQNNAIQWHYFTVTELLSLPFTQRYDLGFVLFDTDEMQSVSDVHKSQLLVKLRDLLAKRIVVVSKRSDEQLLRSLGFTQLIDKTSHDSDFALWQFNILTYKHVPDWFNSKFWANPENWNKFRW
- a CDS encoding ABC transporter permease — protein: MSFGFWNRLTALVRKETKQLIRDKSSLGIGLVLPVILILLFGYGLSFDLNQARVGVVVDQPSPQINQVLTGLSGSRYLTSQEFHNFPEAEQAIRDGKIDAILHFPSDFVSQAQQGNAKVQLLLNGRSTTIATALEGYVAGALATEPSIQMDRSPIVATSSAVNIEQRIWFNESGNSTWFLVPGLMVLILTLIGAFLTGLLIARERERGTLEALFVTPVRPFEIVLAKLIPYVVVGMIDIVICLIAAYFIFEVPMRGSLFSILSASFLYLIVSLLLGLTISGFAQSQFQASQIALLASFMPALMLSGFVFDTRNLPLVVQIISQLLPATHFMILIKTLFMGGDDWTLWLKECSILLVYIVVLICAVNFSLRKRLR
- a CDS encoding HlyD family efflux transporter periplasmic adaptor subunit, whose protein sequence is MNKKVIAIVLVVIAAVVISFWAWKYTTKKQLDNNLTLYGNVDIRQVSLAFEQSGRIQKLLVQEGDKVKEGQLLATLNTNALQIQAKQAQAQLKAQQEAIVKQEVGARPEEINQAKAQLASTQADLDKANKNLQRLQILVSSTDGRAISQQELDYAKSNQHSAEAAVRERQANLELIIKGARKEDREATKAQYEVTKANLDLINYNLTQAELKSPVNAVVRARLQEVGDMTTAQKAVYTLALTDPKWVRVYVNEQDLSSIKMGAKAQVIRDSDPNQPINGKIGYISSVAEFTPKTVQTEEIRTTLVYEVRVYVNDPNDQLKMGQPVTVKVPLTSGENAHDR